The genomic DNA cgaccagctgtatTCTCATAGTGATCGGGCTTTCAGGAGTTCATTTctactagcctgctggttacctcttggatcacatgttgcaggagagctataaggccagaatcacacttgctagtgcctcgcgcgagtctctcatggtagaacccggcatggccgcacactcctctgacaggagcgggtcggttacatgtatctctatgcagctcagacgctcctgtatgcatagtgtgcggcaatgcctggtgattcaatgagagactcgcgcgagttacatgcgaggcactagcaagtgtgactccgggCTAACAGTCACTCACCGCCTATTTAAGGTGGAGAAGCCTGTCTTCCCATTCAGACTATAGCTCTAGCTACACctgtccatgtgctgttgtatcccagtcctgctggtgattgtattgctttgtgtgtGAAGCTGTGAAATTATCTCATCGTcccgttgtttcctccctgctcttattttgctCATTATCACttcttgtctaatacctctgtgtgagcgtgctgtgtaattgagttttggttttctctgTTTGTCCTTATCGATGGGTTCTACCACCCCTGATCCAGCCCTCCCCTTTGGTGTGGGAGAAGGGGTATTACATCGGGGCTGTAaaggagcaggggtaggaaggcggcccagacattgtcaccattagacgtatctgtgggatcagggacagctagggcccccctagcctgagggtcagtgtaGGAGCCCCGGTCCttggttatcccatcacaccccataatacctatatacaagaatataactactataatactgacccctatgtacaagaatataactactataatactgcccctatgtacaagtatataactactataatactgtaatactgccccctatgtacaagaatataactactataatactgcccctatgtacaagaatataactactataatactgccccctatgtacaagaatataactactataatactgcctcctatatacaagaatataactactataatactgccccctatgtacaagaatataactactataatactgccccctatgtacaagaatataactactataatactgccccctatgtacaagaatataactactataatactgccccctatgtacaagaatataactactataatactgctccaatgtacaagaatataactactataatactgcctcctatatacaagaatataactactataatactgcccctatgtacaagaatataactactataatactgctcctatgtacaagaatataactactataatactgcctcctatatacaagaatataactactataatactgcccctatgtacaagaatataactactataatactgcccctatgtacaagaatataactactatcatactgcccctatgtacaagaatataactactataatactgcctcctatatacaagaatataactactataatactgcccctatgtacaagaatataactactataatactgcctcctatatacaagaatataactactataatactgctcctatgtacaagaatataactactataatactgcccctatgtacaagaatataactactataatactgcctcctatatacaagaatataactactataatactgcccctatgtacaagaatataactactataatactgcctcctatatacaagaatataactactataatactgctcctatgtacaggaataaaaCTAATATAATTCACAGTGAGGTCTTACAGTGTATACAGCTACAAGATCCTGGAGTTATTCCATTGTCTATCTCGTCCACCTTTTGATCTCATTTGTTCTTGCATAGGACCTGCCTGGAAAAAAAGAGATATCCACAAGTTATACCGCTATACtgagcgtttttcatgctttttctggCTGCTGCGGTTCTGCAGTGAATATCAGCTACAGTTATACAGTAACACAGCGGACATGCGGCACAATACTGGACGCACCATCTGTACGCCGTCCCCCGCCCCCATGTCTCCTGAGCCGATGTGTGTCAGGTGCACAAAGTTCATGGGTTCTCCGATCATGGAGCGATcgatcctcctcctcttctttttcTGTAGGAAACAGAACACATGATTAGATCATAGCACAATTTCCGATGTATCTAAGCGAGGCGTATCTAAGTCTATCATCATACAGTGTAATGTCTGCTACAttggtgtatctaatcccatcatgtgtgatactctctgctgatcaGGGGGGATGTTGGTGGTAGCAGAGGCTGTCTGATAACTGCTGGCAGAGACGGAGGTGGCGGTTATCTCTAACACCAGGCCTCGGTGGTGGGCAGAGGTACCGCAGATCAGTGCGGACACAATGTCTCTACAGGGACACATGTCTCCAGCTGATAGTGTACTCTCCGGGCCTCCAGCTCACACCATAGAGATCTGAAATCCTCTGCGTGCTGTGGGCACTGGTCACGTGTATGTCTGTGGAGCTGATGGCGGAGTGTCGCTCCTCGCCGGGGCTGGGTCTTCCCGTTTTCACCACGCTCTGGGTTTCCTGTAGACATTGACACACTGAAGACATGTTTTTCTCAAGAGCTGTGTACAGGAACCCGTAGGGTATATACAACTCGGGCTTCCCGTACGTAGGAAGTCGCCCCACTCTCACACATCTGCTGGGCACCACGTGGCAATCAGCCAGCTCGGAGTGGCCCCTTATTTTAGGGACACTTCTGTACAGTAGACAAACGTGCGCCGACCCTTTAAATAATCGATCAAAGGTTAGGATTTGTCAGATCACTTGATGGAAATGCTAACATTCTGTCCTGCCACCCTCCACTGCCCGCGACATGACCCCGATCACAGGCAGTGCCCCCTGGCACAGCGGGAAGGGAGGAGAAATATCAGGAGGTCTGGGGGAATGTGGACGACTCAAGACATTCCAGTAAAGTGAGCCGGACCGCGCGTTACTTATTAATCTGCAGTTATACAGGATGTAGAGGTCCGCCGCCACATCACAAGAACTCCTGAGCTATCCGTGaggccaggactctgccaccccaaGGATTTTCTATTTGCTATCATCCTGACCTGAAGTGAGGGGCGTTGGGGTACGATTAGGGAGTGGGGCGTTTAAGGACTAGAATTGCCTTaatcttttttttaaacaaatatttCTCAGAAGTTTTGGATTTTCTTAAGTGATGTTTAGATTCCGCAGCTCGAGTTCAGCGTCATCCATAATCCACGTTCCATCAATCACAGACCTTGTCTGGTCGCCGGAGGTGTGCTGCAGCAAGTCTGATCACAAAGTCTCCCTGCAGGCGGCAGATGTGGGGGGGAGAGGAGTCGACTTGTGCCTCTCGCCCCAGCTTCAAACATCTGCTGCAGATTATTTTAAAACATATTTCATGTCACTGAAGGCCATTCAACGCTTCTTGGAAAGGACAGGTTGTgccggagaacccctttaattccTACAATTCAGATATAAGAaatgtggtcgcacacgctcactactgcCCCCGTCACTACTGCCTcagtcactgtctataggagaggtggtcgcacacgctcgctACTGCCCcagtcactgtctataggagaggtggtcgcacatgctcactaccgcccccgtcacagtctataggagaggtggtcgcacacgctcactactgcCCCAGTCACTACTGCCTcagtcactgtctataggagaggtggtcgcacacgctcactactgccccagtcactgtctataggagaggtggtcgcacacgctcactactgccccagtcactgtctataggagaggtggtcgcacacgctcactactgccccagtcactgtctataggagaggtggtcgcacacgctcactactgccccagtcactgtctataggagaggtggtTGCACACGCTCACTACTGCCCcagtcactgtctataggagaggtggtcgcacatgctcactactgccccagtcactgtctataggagaggtggtcgcacatgctcactactgccccagtcactgtctataggagaggtggtcgcacacgctcactactgccccagtcactgtctataggagaggtggtcgcacacgctcactactccccagtcactgtctataggagaggtggtcacacacgctcactaccgccCTAGTCACCGTCTATAGGAGAGGTGgtcacacacgctcactaccgccCTAGTCACCgtctataggagaggtggtcgcacacgctcactaccgccctagtcactgtctataggagaggtggtcgcacacgctcactactgccccagtcactgtctataggagaggtggtcgcacactcTCACTACTCCCcagtcactgtctataggagaggtggtcacacacgctcactaccgccCTAGTCACCGTCTATAGGAGAGGTGgtcacacacgctcactaccgccCTAGTCACCgtctataggagaggtggtcgcacacgctcactaccgccctagtcactgtctataggagaggtggtcacacacgctcactaccgccccagtcactgtctataggagatgtGGTCGTGCATGCTCACTACTGCCACAGTCACCgtctataggagaggtggtcgcacatgctcactactgccccagtcactgtctataggagaggtggtcgtgtgacgccctggcctatcaggtagtcacaagggtgccgtgcaatctgcccttctgaatggtacccgctcctccttggttactggtccTGTCACGTTGGTGTTGTTCCtcaaggatttgtgtacacctgttggtagcactctgcaccacacccattgggcagcctgaggggaatagggccgcccagatggagggctggtagaaggagggcagaagtgtcagtgcagtagAGTTGTAGACTGGTCAACTTGGagagtggaggtggaaggagagacagtggtgacagtgcaggtcacactgtgaagctgggctcctgtacctgtcccaggtgccagatgttggcctggtcagaaggagctggaaccccggtcgcagggggtagtggcgggGAGCACGGTGTTGCTACAGAGAGcaagccggctgccttgtgctacaaccgggcagggaccagggcatgactgggtacgcggaccctaggctgggaagtagcttcacgctgcccagtaattcacccgacgggaacgtaatcttcaggaaccgttccccacccactccagaattggggtactagagcaacgagggtgataggacatcccacaaccgtccagaaaatcccaagcgtgaaccctgagagcaagctcaccctgctagctacGCAGGTAagcgggacccgaaacgcttcaagtgtaagggatccacacgtaggacacacagtgccaagggacaaggcttcaggccaacaggcaacaccaagaggacacagACCCAGCGTGCCCGTTCAAGGACAACagggtgctcaagagtttggtttacctggtgtcagcgtcagtaacTTTGGACTTTGTGAGTACACATTACCCCcttgcacccgacaggttccccAAGCCattcatcaccggaccccgggacaccactcccctgcccacggaggggttaacaacttaagctgccacgcaccagcgtccccgggcttcccaaaaccggcagcggtggtccctcatgttaccacacaccgtgggtggtgtcacgaacattatccccaaAACCACAAACAGTTCCCCCTTTTATTTCCGAGGGTACCGCGCAatgccgcctcggatccggagacccctcgagccactgtggatccgggtccgagcagcccgtcggctatcgcgggggcggcacagtcaCACATGCTCACTATCGCCCCATTCACAGTCTATaagagaggtggtcgcacacgctcattaCCGCCCCATTTACCGTCTATAGGAGAGGTGGTCACACTCGCTCCCTACCGCCCCATTTACCGTCTATAGGAGAGTTGGTCGCGCATGATCACTACCGCCCCAGTCACCATctataggagaggtggtcgcacatgctcactaccaccCCATTTACTGTCTATAAAGCCGGGGCCACACGgtaactaatgcgatcctcgcatgacactctgctcgcgctggcagcacagtaggaaccgagtgtcatgcgagtgttattgcaactgaggtccgatcatgggatcggaccacagctgtggggggcgggccggcactgaggaggggcagaccagcgctgaggaggggcgggctggctctgCAGAGGCGGGGAGGGAtgtatctccctttctcctccgtagccggctattgccattctcaccctgcactcgcgatacaccggtggaccgcgagtgcagtgcaatctttctctcgccccatagacttgaataggtgcaagagaaagagtctcgcattacaatcgcagcgttctgcgattgttttctcagtccgattggggctgagaaaataatcgcacatgtgtgctgacacatagcttaatattggtccgagtggaatgcaatgttttatcgcactccactaggtccgattttcatgccgcctGTCTTAGGCCTaagagaggtggtcgcacacgctcacttccGTCCCATTTACCGTTtataggagaggtggtcgcacactcTCACTAGTGCCCCAATCACCAGctataggagaggtggtcgcacatgctcactaccgccCATTTTCCATGCATGTGTATGCGGGAGTCAGGACAGGTAGCTGTCAGGTGAATAAGTCTTAGAGCAACAGCTGTCTACGAAATTAACAAATCAATAATAGAATTTTGTGTTTTGGGTGGCGTTCCGTTTCCCAGAAGTGTTGACATAGTTTAAATCTGTAAACAATACCTGCCGGAGGGAACTGTTTATTTCCAATAAGTCACATTGATGGTAATGTTTTATAACTTACCGGTTGTGGCTTTTCTACGACACAGCAGCCTAATTTATGCCAAAAGTCGCTCATTTTTGAGACTTCCAGTTTGGTTGAAATTCTGATTGGCCAACAGCAGAAGATCCCCTAAGTCCAACCTAAAGCAGTCCTCCAGGGAAGGTGGATGTGTCCAGGTCACTCCATAGTAATTCACAACTGACAGCCCATGAAGATAATGTGCTTTATGTTCTTCCCACTGAGGGACAATAAGTCTTTATTTTCCtgcaattttaaaaataaatatattatgaAATTTTCACAGTTTTAAATatgtaaaatagtaaaaaaaaaatataaaaaaatgacaaaaCATAATATAACAATTTATGTAAGACAGCGCAAAAATCCATAAAATTAAGGTAAGGCAACTTTTTCTTAATTTTAGTTCTCAATTATGAAGCCTTGTCATCCGCTAAGGGGTCAGGCCACACTCTTCTGTGCTTCCCCTCATCAAACACCCCAAGTAGCCCGACAGGAAGTCACCGAGCATTATACAAGAACAGGAAGAGCCGAGCGAACAAGACCTTAAGGTCTTCAAAATGTTTTGTTGTTTTAGATGTGATGGAAATAGAAAAATTTTGAAAGGTTCATAGTCACAGAGACACCAACACGTGGTGGTTACGGGTCAGGGGGAGACTTGAAATTAAGACGTCATGGCGGTATGTAAAACTATGTCAGGATGACGCTAGGAATGGCTATAATACTGACTCCAAACTGCTCATATACTTTTACATATAAGGCGGaagtatagtagttatactcttgtgtgccgccccagcagcagtcgaactgctcggatccggggttgctgtggctcgagggtctccagacccgggggcttgcagccacttcaaatgtaagggaatatttacaggggatgaatgttcgtgacaccacctgtgggttgcggtaaaggggagtaccgccgctgcgatgggagtaccggggcagatggtgtgtggcagccaggtgtcagtccctccgcaggtagggaaggccccggattgtggggatttggtaaacgggtggcttggccttgggaagcagggtgcaaggGTCGgattactcactgtggtagtcATGATGTTGGATCAGgaggattaagcagacactcatacagatggtaaaccaaagtctccaggcaccgcagtctctatggggggagcccgtccaggtcccgctcccaccagtgttacttggtaagtccggagccctgcctccgtgcacaaattgtttactgttgtggccccttggcttgaagctttcggggccccgctacctgtgtgtatggcagctgtgctcttagtAGCTGgcatttgggatttcagtgggttgtgtattttgcagaaccctatcccctgcgttgtgctgatgcttccaatctctgagctcttggggaaagttcataaagaggctatcctccacaggttaattatcaggttgcttgaagcttactccccgatctaggatcctgtaccccgctgtgcttggtaccggtaaggtggctgggttttctggtgccaacagtcctcctagactatgactgttacactcctgtccagtgttcctaataccggtcccagaatcctgtggtcccggaccaccgtgtgTGAcccacctgtcgcctccctgggagctccaactcccctcctcctctctctctgagggctaactctcaactccttgtctcccctcccaccagtctgcctgaaccctaggtgggcggccgtgctccaacttgaccaacccactggtgtgtctgtccagccctggtgcgaggtgtggttgggatttatagtgcggatgtcagtgacactgttgatgggaacctgaaaCCATGGGAGGGTAGACCCTGCACCCTGGAGTAcaggatgcagtttcctgtagcaccctgatatattcaggggcgctacacttgtaCATagtggggaagtattatagtagctatattcttgtatataggagcagtattatagtagttatattcttttatataggagcagtattatagtagttatattcttgtacatagaagcagattatagtagttatattcttgtacataggggcagtattatagtagctatattcttgtatataggagcagtattatagtagttatattcttgtacatagaagcagattatagtagttatattcttgtacatagagggcagtactatagtagctatattcttgtacatagtggcagtattatagtagttatattcttgtacataggggcattattatagtagttatattcttatgcataggggcagtattatagtagttatattcttgtacataggggcagtattatagtagttatattcttgtacatagggggaagtattatagtagttatatcctttgtaacgttgcgccctgcaacgtgggggtttcactcgcttgcagcggtgtgaggtagcttcagcaacacacgtacacagtctcttcatagaaattctggcagtttattaaaaacactcagcataaactgccctcaaacataaacaataagtccataatggaagtttagcaacttccccactctctggctcctgccagcgtacaactctagccaaggttccttccagcacccagggccctctgcagacccctgtctgtctctcctcctggagggattcggccctacagccctggcctggctgcactcacctcagactcaatatcagagccttgtgatcagcctccatgcaggctgatacacccagagctctcggctctgctctcacttgtttccagtccacacactggacgtctggagctagtctctctctagactgccctagacacacttctcccaggttcagagacaggattgctttaacccctggagccacacccacaggtggtaaggagtgtgtaatcagcatcacacacccttccatggctctgcatgtaatgcaatcctgtggaaccacaggtcctagccagcttcacattgcagagcacccacgcttctgcaaaacataccggctctttgtaatacagccggttgatacctcacaccttgtagatagggagcagtattatagtagttatattcttgtacataggggcagtattatagtagttatattcttgtacataagggcagtattatagtagttatattcttgtacataggaggcagtattatagtagttatattcttgtacatagggggcagtattatagtagttatattcttgtacataggggcagtattatagtagttatattcttgtacatagggggcagtattatagtagttatattcttgtacatagggggcagtattatagtagttatattcttgtacataggagcagtattatagtagttatattcttgtacataggagcagtattatagtagttatattcttatacataggggcagtattatagtagctatattcttgtacataggggcagtattatagtagttatatccttgtagatagggagcagtattatagtagtgtgaggtagcgcggtcggctgcgcagcagaagacacgggatccaggcattaagtttcacagcacacggtgtttaatgtccaaacaaaaatccacagcaatatacatgtctctccagcagagactcagggagttgtgatcactccctcacacccggcacacctgcccctcgttcctgtttccatttaacccttccttcagcctgtagggaaacagcattaaccctagagtggatttactttctatcatggagtgagcacaaccggggcgagacataccggctgtcatagataaccccggtcacagtctcacatacccccccctcagttcaagcgagcggggttgaactcctgccagcaaacacgggccgcgggacaaggcatcggcgttgccctgcaacctaccggcccggtgttcaaccgtaaaccggaagttctgcagagaaaggaaccaccgggtaacccgggcattccgttccttggcggacctcatccagaccagtggagagtgatccgtcaccaagcgaaactgccgtcccagcaggtaatagcgtagggactccaaggcccacttgatcgccaggcactccttctccactacgctataattccgctcgggaggggtgagcttcctacttaagaaggtgacggggtgttcctccccctgaaccacctgagacagcactgcccccaggccgacctctgaggcgtcagtctgtactatgaactccttccggaaatcagggtgtacgagaacgggctgtccgcacaggacccccttcagggcccggaaggagtcctcggcctgcggagtccagcgtaccatgacggacttcttgcctttgagaaggtccgtcaagggggctgatagtcccgcaaaatcctttacaaacctcctgtagtaccccacgatacccaggaaggccctaacctgcttcgtggtcaggggtctaggccacttctggatcgcctcaaccttgttaatttggggcttaatcactccttggcctatcacgtagcccaagtagcgggcttccgtgagtcccaa from Anomaloglossus baeobatrachus isolate aAnoBae1 chromosome 12, aAnoBae1.hap1, whole genome shotgun sequence includes the following:
- the CDC42SE1 gene encoding CDC42 small effector protein 1, which codes for MSDFWHKLGCCVVEKPQPKKKRRRIDRSMIGEPMNFVHLTHIGSGDMGAGDGVQMAGPMQEQMRSKGGRDRQWNNSRIL